One Helicobacter cetorum MIT 00-7128 DNA window includes the following coding sequences:
- a CDS encoding glycosyltransferase family 2 protein, with the protein MSPLKVSIITASFNSEKTIRDTIESVLNQSYENIEYIIIDGKSTDNTLKIIQEYGNKITRIVSEPDRGIYDAMNKGIKLASGDIVALLNSDDFYTHSDVVEKIVHIFENQCCDSVYADLVFVNPNNLEKVVRYYESGEFKPKSLLYGVVPAHPTLFIKKEIYERYGLYKTDYKISADFEMIIRLFVKEQMSFAYLKEVIVKMRTGGASTNGLKSLILRNQENIRACKENGIQANWFSMLLKYPRKILGLFKRAK; encoded by the coding sequence GTGTCCCCTTTAAAAGTATCTATTATTACAGCAAGCTTTAATAGTGAAAAGACTATTAGAGATACCATTGAATCTGTGCTTAATCAAAGCTATGAAAATATTGAATATATTATCATAGATGGAAAAAGCACGGATAATACCTTAAAAATCATACAAGAATATGGCAATAAAATCACTCGCATAGTAAGCGAGCCTGATAGGGGTATTTATGATGCGATGAATAAGGGCATAAAACTAGCTAGTGGGGATATTGTAGCGTTGCTTAATAGCGATGATTTTTATACGCATAGTGATGTAGTAGAAAAAATTGTGCATATTTTTGAGAATCAATGCTGTGATAGTGTATATGCTGATTTGGTATTTGTCAATCCTAATAATTTAGAAAAAGTGGTGCGCTATTATGAAAGTGGAGAATTTAAGCCTAAAAGCTTGCTTTATGGGGTTGTGCCAGCGCACCCTACGCTTTTTATTAAAAAAGAAATTTATGAGCGCTATGGTTTGTATAAGACTGATTATAAAATTTCAGCTGATTTTGAAATGATTATTCGCTTATTTGTTAAAGAGCAAATGAGCTTTGCCTATTTAAAGGAAGTGATTGTAAAAATGCGCACCGGTGGGGCTAGCACCAATGGCTTAAAGAGTCTTATTTTAAGAAATCAAGAAAATATTAGAGCATGCAAAGAAAATGGCATCCAAGCGAATTGGTTTTCTATGCTCTTAAAATACCCTAGGAAGATTTTAGGACTATTTAAAAGAGCTAAGTAG